DNA from Phragmites australis chromosome 16, lpPhrAust1.1, whole genome shotgun sequence:
TGGGTCGTGGACTCCGACGCCACGGCGCACATGACGGCAACCGAAGGTAACCTGTTTCTGCTGTGGCcccttccctcccctcccctcccctcccctacTCTGTCACCGTTGGTAATGGTGTCACCGTTCCAGTTTCGGCGTGTGGCACTGCCCTTCTTCCCACTCCTTCCTCCAACCTTATTATCCTAAAAACGTTATACTCGTTCCCTCACCCACAATTCGCTCGAGAGAAATCATGGAGCCTCAAAGCCAGCACCAGCCCTTCCAAATTCCCACTCCAGATACCAAAACGACGTTCTGGTTTACAAATTACTCCCCATACGTGTAAGTGGGGATATTTAATCTACTCCAACGGACGAAAGAAGCCGCCGAGATAATCTTCTCGGCTTCTCGCACGAAATGGCAGCCGGGTCTTCCAACGCCGGCCTCGTCGACGACTTCTACTTCGCAGCCCTCGCCCACGGGCGGAACGACGCCGACGCCTCCGGAGACGATGAGCTCTTCCCGATATCGGACGAGAAGTACGCCGCGGAGCTCCAGCTACAGGAGGTGATCATGTCCTCCGCCCTTGCGGCCACGGCGAGCTCCTCGGTCGCGCCACGTCTTAGTAGCACAGCTGCCACGAGCAACAACGCAGCAGCATCGTTCGTGTCGGCCGCTCTCGTCAAAGGTGAGTGCTCCTCTGCTGCCTCGTCGTCGCAGCCGTCCCTCGCCGCCACGTTCGTCTTCTGCAAGATCTGCATGGAAGCCGTGCCGCCCTCCGACGCGCACCGCGCCAGCCGTGGCTGCGCGCACGCCTTCTGCGGCGGCTGCCTCGAGCGCTACATCGGCGCCAAGATCCAGGACAGGATCGCCGAAGTCAGTTGCCCCGAGGAGCGGTGCGGCGGCGTGCTGGACCCGGAGCTCTGCCAGGGCATGCTCCCGCGGGAGGTCTTCGAGCGGTGGGGCGCCGCGCTGTGCGAGTTCATGGTGCTGGGGGCCAAGAGGGCCTACTGCCCCTACGAGGACTGCTCGGCGATGATGCTGgtggacgacgacggcgacgtcCGCGACGTCGCGGAGTCGGAGTGCCTGAGCTGCAGGCGGCTCTTCTGCGCTCGGTGCGTTGTGGCGCCGTGGCACGCCGGCGTGACCTGCGACGAGTACGATAGGTTCGGGAAGGTGGACAGTTGCAGGGAGGACATGatgctgctggagatggccaaGGGGAAGAAGTGGAAGCGGTGCCCCAGGTGCGATTTCTTCGTGGAGAAAGATCAGGGCTGCCTACACATTACATGCAGGTACGTGCAAGTGTCGCCGATCGATCGACTTGCCGGCCGTTTTCTTCATCGTTTCCGCAGAAGGGTACTGCCGTATTTGAGGTGTTGAGGCCTTCTTGAAGCGTTGCAAAAAAAACTCTGAATCATGCGAGAATTGAGCTGTTTCTCGCGTAACGTAATCGGTAATGCTTGAGTTGCAGGCCCGTGTTTTTACTTTGGTCGAAAATTTGATGGATATGGGATTTTGCAGGTGTGGCTTCGAGTTTTGCTACGGATGTGGCCAGAAGTGGGGGGTCACTCATTCTAGTTGCAGCACAGCGTGAGATGTGATGAATGCTATTTGGGATCGAAGTATAAAACCAGAAACGGTGTTGTTATTCAGTGGTCAGTAACATATGTCCGATATCTGACTGATTGTATCTGAAGCTAAATGTCATGCAATGCCTAGCTGCCATGTTGGGCTAGTATAATTCTGATTATGGCTCCAGAATATCTACTCTTATTTGGTGCATTTTTGGCTGGGGAAAATGCGCATAATGTCTAGGCGACCTGCACGAGGTACTTGAGTTCGTTACGGTTTCGGATTTCCAGTACCCTGGTATTTGTCAACTGTTTTGTTATTGTTGCAGTTAAGACAGTTACCGCGGGTAACAATCTCTCTTCGCAATAGATAGGTGAACATCATCATTAGTTAGGGATGATCGTTGGCGCAAACATGATATATTGCGTGTGAAATGAACGCGAAGTTTCACATGATCCCTGATCTTTTTTTACTACAACAAATTTGGAGATTAAACATGGTAAACAGCCCCGAAGATTACCTTGCCTTGCCGTCCAATATGCTCTAAGATCTGTGTGGCATTGTGGAAGTGGAATCATAGTAGTTATTAAAAGTTTCTATTCTTGTTGGAGGGACACCACTGCGATGACGGATGACGAGAGAGGTCGAGGGGGGTTGGTGGCGGTGGCTCAAGCCCAGGTTGAGTCACCTTGCTGCAGAGTTACAAGCCTTTGAACAATTTGCCTCTGTTTTTGACGAAACAAGTCAGCAAGTTAAGGTAGGAGGAGGCGCAGTTGGCGTGAGAGCACGGAGGTGGCATTCTTCGTAAGGCACCCAACTCTGGCGGTTTCCGGTAGTCAGCGAGGTAGGGCGGAGGCAGTGGACGAGGTTCTAAACCCTAGCCACTGGAGCAGCCGTGGGAGGCGTAGAGGACGTGTGGCGGTGGTGCACTGCTATATAATCTATTTAATGAGACGCTACTATACGAAGGGATCTATAAAACCGCATATACAAAGGGTACTATAAACGACTTCAAACTAGAGCTATATGAGAAAATAGCAACGAGTAGTTACAACAAAGAGGAACGCTACAATACAGATAGTTACAAACTACAACCGTCTATACTAATAAtatagacggttctagtttagaaccgttTCCACTGTTCCTTTTTTTGCAGATGGTTtcaaattagaaccgtctgtactattgatAGTAATAATACAAACGATTTCAAATTAGAACCGtatataaaaaaagaacaatatAAACGGTTCTAAATTTAGAACTATATGTACTAataatacagacggttctagtttagaaccgttTGTATTAATAGTATCTCACTCGTTTTGAgcgtatatcttatatagattatttttaaataatggtCAGTAATGAACGACATGTGAGACGGTAaggaaggttcgcgcgaggTTAGAGGTTGCGGGTTTGACTCTTAGAAAGCGCACTCGAGGTATTTCGTGTGAAAAATCGCATGACTTGCGACCGcgcctacataataatatagggggTTGTTGtgggtaggaaaaatattttttttagcttcagAAAACTTAGTACAAACGGTTCCAATAACGAGtcatctgtacaaatcatttgtacATACTCTTTTCCACATATGACTCAAAAAAATGTTCAGCATGGGGTTtccgaaccgtctgtacaaatcatttttttACTAGTGGTGGTCACCAGGTTGCGCATTAGAAGTGGTGGCGCAAGCAGAGAAGCTGAGGTGCCGGCGGAGCTAGGCCAACAAGGTTGGGTGGCACACCGACGAGCTAGAGGTGCGCGcgcgagagagaaagaggggtTAGGATAGGCTTGGTTGGGCCAGATGGGCTAGCTTATAGGGCCGGTTTAATGATTAAACAAGGCCAGGGCATTGGCCAAAGCCTAATTGCTAGCCCAAACCTCtattctcttttacttgtccattaacttctaatttttttacaaaataaaatcTATCAGGACATGGGACACAAATtaggtaaaaatattttattaatgtaaaaataaaacctGAGTTATtaaaattatacaatttttttctaaCATATACTATTTAGAAAGTAGGAAGTCTGTTATTAATTCAAATCAATTTCAATTTGCATTGAAAAATACTTAAAATACCTAGGAAATTAGGAGAGCCCAGTTAGACCTAGATGTGTTAAGGATCATGAACCTAAGAGCGTAAACATTGCATCGGAATTGGCCTAGAAGTTTCAGACTTTATTTGGTGTCTATCACTCCTTCAACTTTGCTGAATTAGACAAGTTCTGATCCTTATTTATGTTGATCAATTAATTTTAAAGTGACGTTTTGATCTAATTATTCAGTTTATCACCTGTGTGATCCGCAATAATCTAGAGAACCAGTTTAGAGAACCATAGTGATCCTAATTCATGACTATGGAACATGAGatcaagaacttgagcagtACTAGTGATCCTGATTCATCATGACTATGGAACATGAgatcaagaacttgagtagtACTTAGTGCGGTCGTGCTTGTCTTATTGTTGTGAATGCTTCACTAAGACTTTTGTTTGCTTGGTTAAGTTAATAACCCCATGAGTTAAGGCATACAAGCGTCATAATTTCCGCATTGATCACCACTTTGGTTAAACTGGGCTGAGCTAAGTAACTTGGTTCTAAAAGTCAAACAACCACATTAGTATCTATACGACGCTAACGGTGAGCAAAATCACCAACATGTACTTGCTTGCTTAGAGCTATATTGTTCTACCCTGTAGTCTAGGCAACTTGTAGTCACTAatacaaaacctattttctgagACACCTAGGATTGATTTGTACAGGCGGTTCGTAGGAAAAACCAtttgagaaagtggctgcggtCCCGTGCGGctgaggaccgcctgtgaaaattacttttcacaggcggttccttacgtggaccgcctgGATCCCACATgcggtccacgtaaggaacTGCCTGTGTAAATgctccatttccacaggcggatcattttcacaggcggtccacgtaagtaaccgcctgtgaaaagtaatcCACGTAagtaaccgcctgtgaaaattacttttcacaaGCGGTTTATTAAgtcgaccgcctgtgaaaatactccataaatactgcttcttctcggccagctccattcagacagacttactattcgaaacagtaagcatttactgtggcggTCGATTTGaaaaataggggggggggggggaaggttttgtttttgatttttgatttccttggaggagccaaataaggtatgtatatctcatccctagcttgcatttttttgaagtttaaatttagatttaaggctaaattagagtttcaatgtgatctagagatgctcatggttcttgctattttgatcatcaaattagctcaaatttgttgcaatattgatttaattatgtagattcacatgattctagtattatattttaaaattgtagctagaatgtgatgtttagccttaggaggtttcatcatgcatgaataaggatattttctctagatctagatctagatctaggggagagggagagggagagagagagagagtaatgaattcacattattttgagtcataaatttacgttaatgtagattcaattgcgtagacatattataatcataataatctttttaattctgattttcaaataaattatttaattaattaatgtatctaattttgtggttgaagttaaacatggacagagcatggatgtatgatgcgccaagacatagagaaatatacatcaaaggactctctgtttttattgaagccgcagagaaggacgctttaattaagaagacaaaggaaatgtactgtccatgttctgaccgcaagaaccagaaattatgggacaaatcaagtgtaatcaaatcgcacttgatcttgagaggttttgttgagaattacaaatgttggtccaatcacggcaaacaacgtacaagcaaatcaaaccaggacatcgctgctgatcaagtagatggtgatgatgagggagcagtcggagccgacaatgattttatgatggatgatgaacccgatgttgatctggatgatgatgctgactttgatctggaggaaatgctgcgccacgctgaaccgcatgttttatgggacacgagaggtttagataatttcgaggcattaaaaaaggcatcgaacgaacttttgtatgaggaatcgaagggctgtgataaggagttcacggtgttgcattcggtgcttgaacttctaaggttgaaggccagcaatggatggtccgataagagtttctcggatctgttgagtctcttggcaaacatgcttctgaagcctaactccttgcccaccaccacttatctggcgaagaagcttatttgcccgttgtcattggatgtgcaaaaaatacacgcgtgtctgaaccattgtatcctctaccgtaaagagtacgaagccttggatagatgtccagtgtgtaatgcgagtcggtacaagaggaatgatgattgcgAGGACGAAGttgcttccgccaacacgaagaagaagaaaagtaatgctggtcgtgatgaagaagacacttcttccaacgcggagaaaaagagaagaagtcctgcgatggtgatgtggtacctaccagtgataccccgcttgcagcgcctgtactcgaaccctagggactctgaactgatgcgttggcatttcgataagcgcaagaaggatggaactaagcttcaaCACCCCGcagatgctaggcaatggagaaagttcgatgccatgtatccagagtttaACTACAATGTGAAGGTGAAGCCTTCCGGGTGGAGACCTTAACTGATGAACAAAGTGAAAGGTTTTTggtacatgttaaaattatactTTATAAGAATTGTGTGGCGGCAACTGACATGGTACTATCATGGATAACATAATGCACCATACTTTATGAGAATTGTGTGGTAGCAACTAATATGGTACTATCATGGGTAAAGTAATTCATATCTGGCCAGAGTAAAGAATGTGACTGTCACTCACGACTTCTGGGTTATAAAGCAATGTTCTCATTGAGTTTGACTATTGTGGTTTTTCTGTTAAGGATCTTTGGACGTGACACGTGATCATTCGGTGCAATAGTAACGATGACATCTACACATTTGTGCTTCCTTCTCAGCGTCGTCCTCTATTTGGCACCAGCGTTTGGGACACCCTAGCATTGCCTCCCTCGACATCCTACAGAAATCGTCACTCATAGCTTGTAATAAGTCAGACCGCTGTCTTTGTCATGCATGTCATCTAGACAAGCATGTGTGTCTCCCATTTAGTAGCTCTACTTCTTCTTATCGCCTTTTGAGATTATTCATTGTGATGTTTGGGCATCCCCTATTTTAAATATCTCTGATTTTCAATACTACCTAGTGGTTATTGATGATTTTACTCATTATTGCTAGACCTTTCCACTTAAACAAAAGTCTAATGTACATGCCACCATCATCCATTTTCACTCCTATGTTCAAACTCAATTCGGTATCCCATTGAAAATAATTCAAGTGGACAATGTCACTGAATTCATCAACAATGCCACCACTGATTTCTTACTCCGTCATAGCATCTTATTGCTCCTCTCTTACCCTTACACATCACAGCAAAATGGCAAGGTCGAACGTGCGCTTCACACTATCAACAATATTATTCACACACTTAACATCCATGCACATATGCCACCAGAGTATTGGGTCGAGGCCCTCAGCTTGGCAACATATTTGTTGAATCATAGTCCGTTGTCCACCATCCATGATTCCACTCCCTTCCGGTATCTCCATCAAAAGCCGCTAGCTTATTCCCACCTCTGCGTGTTAGGTTCCCTATGCAACCCAAACATGTCCGCAACCTCCACTCACAAACTCTCACCTCACTTAGCCGCTTGTGTCTTTCTCGGTTATCTGATGTCTCACAAGGGTTATTTTTGCCTTGACCTTGAAACCAACCAAGTCATCATATCGCGGCATGTCATTTTTTGAGTATGTGTTTCCTTTTGCCACTCAAAATAAATCAGCTAGTGATTCTTTGGATTTTCTTGGCATATTCCCATCATCGTGCCCTGCGACACATGGTCAGGGTGCTATGACACTACTCCCTACCTCATAGCCACGACAACCATCATTTGTTCCTTCAGCACACCTGGAAGAACTGCACACAGATGACATGTAGTTCCTTCCATCTTTCGCAGCTTCTGCCCCGTGGACCATAGCGCCAGTTGTCGTAGAGGCATTCACACATTCGACTGGCTCTCCTCATCTCCATATGCTGACTGTCGCAGAGGCGATCATGCCTCCAGCCAGCTGTCGTAGAGGCGATCATGCCTCCAACCAcctctcctcatcatcacctaATGACTATCGTAGAGGTACTTGTACCTTTAGCCAGCGCTACACCACCATGGATCAGCATCCCGCCTCTACTGGTTGTCATAGAGGTACCCGTTGTACCCCTGGTCGGTGCGGTTCCTCATCCTCAGTCCGGCCCCCACCACATGGTGACTCGTGTCGTTGTCGGTATTATCAAACCTGTTGATCGTCTCAACCTTTTGGTCCTGAAACTCCTCTATTTCTCCTCTTCCTAACAACTACAGGAGTGCCCTTACTAATGCCAATTGGTGCCGTTAGATATCCGATGAGTACCAGGCTCTCATGGCTAATAACACCTGGACTCTCCTTCCTCGTCCTTTGGGCGCTAACCTTGTTTCTAGTAAATGGATCTTCAAACATAAATTCCATTATGACGGCTCTCTTGCTCATCACAAAGAGTGTTGGGTGGTTTGTAGCTATTCTCAACAGCCTGACATTGACTTCGATGAGACATACAGCCTGGTTGTTAAGCCCTTCACAATTCGTGTTGTTATGAGCATTGCTGCCTCTCGCTCTTGGCCTATTCACCAATTGGACGTCAAAAATGCCTTCCTTCATGGCAATCTTGATGAGACAGTATATTGCCAACAATTGTCTGGTTTTGTCGATGCTTCCTTTCTGGAGCATGTCAGTCTTCTTCAGAAATCCCTCTACAGACTTAAGCAAG
Protein-coding regions in this window:
- the LOC133896516 gene encoding E3 ubiquitin-protein ligase RSL1-like, whose product is MAAGSSNAGLVDDFYFAALAHGRNDADASGDDELFPISDEKYAAELQLQEVIMSSALAATASSSVAPRLSSTAATSNNAAASFVSAALVKGECSSAASSSQPSLAATFVFCKICMEAVPPSDAHRASRGCAHAFCGGCLERYIGAKIQDRIAEVSCPEERCGGVLDPELCQGMLPREVFERWGAALCEFMVLGAKRAYCPYEDCSAMMLVDDDGDVRDVAESECLSCRRLFCARCVVAPWHAGVTCDEYDRFGKVDSCREDMMLLEMAKGKKWKRCPRCDFFVEKDQGCLHITCRCGFEFCYGCGQKWGVTHSSCSTA